A portion of the Ignavibacteriales bacterium genome contains these proteins:
- a CDS encoding LOG family protein has product MPNQKHKPVKAYNNPDFLNSPDARVIRLISEFLEPARRFKYEGIRDTIVFFGSARVLPRSKAIHRFKEVSRNVHKGRPLTAKVKKDIESAKVDLDMSRYYEDAVKLAQLLTKWTKRLHQKNRFMISSGGGPGIMEAANKGAKLAGGRSVGLNISLPFEQNSNPYIPDELNFEFHYFFMRKLWFVYLSKAMVMFPGGFGTFDEAFEVLTLLQTHKLKKKVTVILYGREYWQKTINFENLVRLKLISADDLKLFRFADTPEEAYEHLVREIRKNYPGETSEMP; this is encoded by the coding sequence ATGCCAAATCAAAAACATAAACCTGTAAAAGCATACAATAATCCGGACTTTCTGAATAGCCCGGACGCGAGAGTCATACGGCTTATCTCCGAGTTTCTCGAACCTGCGAGACGATTCAAGTATGAGGGAATTCGCGACACGATCGTATTCTTCGGCTCAGCGCGTGTTCTCCCGCGCTCAAAAGCGATCCATCGCTTCAAGGAAGTATCCAGGAACGTTCACAAAGGCCGTCCACTGACAGCGAAGGTCAAAAAGGATATCGAATCTGCGAAAGTAGATCTGGATATGTCCCGCTATTACGAGGACGCAGTGAAACTGGCCCAGCTGCTGACCAAATGGACAAAGCGGCTTCATCAGAAGAACAGGTTCATGATCAGCTCCGGTGGCGGACCCGGAATCATGGAAGCTGCGAACAAAGGGGCGAAACTGGCTGGAGGTCGCTCCGTTGGACTTAATATCAGCCTTCCGTTTGAGCAGAACTCAAACCCTTACATTCCTGACGAACTGAACTTCGAGTTCCACTATTTCTTCATGCGAAAGCTCTGGTTTGTGTATCTCTCGAAGGCGATGGTGATGTTTCCAGGAGGATTTGGGACATTCGACGAAGCGTTTGAAGTGCTGACGCTGCTTCAAACACACAAGCTCAAGAAGAAAGTCACCGTGATTCTGTATGGCAGGGAATACTGGCAAAAGACCATCAATTTCGAGAACCTCGTTCGCTTGAAGCTGATCAGTGCCGATGACTTGAAGCTCTTCCGGTTTGCCGACACCCCTGAGGAAGCATATGAGCATCTCGTCAGGGAAATCAGGAAGAACTATCCCGGCGAAACCAGCGAAATGCCTTAG
- a CDS encoding metallophosphoesterase — MPWTLVAVLVISLPLAAINYFVGKGIFGALVQLTTWNRGHLKRAIVGIHVFLNALPAAFFVAFLVMGRRSVPAFSGDSIFLDILLSYPFWIGLVVMFQLMILFALLAIIGSSLVRLVPSLANWWIRRKPVAVIGMTALVSVYSLVVIVRDTWTVRIVHQEIALPAALKNLTGFRIAAISDVQGDGRTTKNDLQRYVGRVNSLNPDLVLFGGDLVTSGTRYIESTARIMAGLKSRFGTFAAVGDHDLFSDKSMVVEALTRAGVNVIEDSTVTIDSDSCRIALSVFTYTYLKKPERKRLEGNSSEKRGEYRIMLAHQPAEELVDLATRNGFNLMVAGHTHGGGIAFGVPGLFLLAPAQLESRFVSGLFLLGSMNLIVTNGLGLTLAPIRFHALAEIVLITLR, encoded by the coding sequence ATGCCTTGGACACTCGTCGCAGTACTTGTCATATCTCTGCCTCTTGCAGCAATCAACTACTTCGTCGGCAAGGGGATCTTCGGTGCGTTGGTCCAGCTGACGACATGGAACCGCGGTCATTTGAAGCGGGCGATTGTGGGTATTCATGTCTTTCTCAATGCCCTGCCAGCCGCATTCTTTGTCGCATTTCTCGTCATGGGCAGAAGATCTGTCCCAGCGTTCTCGGGTGACAGCATCTTCCTCGACATTCTATTGAGCTATCCCTTCTGGATCGGCTTGGTAGTCATGTTCCAGTTGATGATCTTGTTCGCTCTCCTCGCTATCATCGGTTCCTCACTCGTTAGACTGGTCCCGTCTCTGGCGAATTGGTGGATCAGGCGGAAGCCGGTAGCCGTCATCGGGATGACCGCTTTGGTTTCAGTGTACTCTCTTGTAGTGATTGTTCGAGATACCTGGACGGTCAGGATCGTGCACCAGGAGATCGCGTTGCCGGCAGCATTGAAAAATCTGACTGGTTTCCGGATAGCGGCAATTTCCGATGTGCAGGGGGATGGGAGAACCACCAAGAATGACCTGCAACGCTATGTGGGGAGAGTGAACTCTCTGAATCCGGATCTCGTTCTCTTTGGGGGCGATCTCGTCACATCTGGGACGCGTTATATCGAATCCACGGCCAGGATCATGGCCGGACTGAAATCGAGGTTCGGTACGTTTGCCGCGGTTGGAGATCATGATCTCTTTTCCGACAAGTCCATGGTGGTCGAAGCTCTCACCAGGGCAGGTGTAAACGTCATCGAGGATAGCACGGTGACCATAGATTCCGATTCCTGTCGTATTGCGCTATCGGTATTCACCTATACCTACCTGAAAAAGCCCGAAAGAAAGCGACTTGAAGGGAATTCAAGTGAAAAGAGAGGGGAATACCGAATAATGCTGGCACATCAGCCAGCCGAGGAACTGGTTGATCTTGCCACTCGTAACGGCTTCAATCTCATGGTGGCAGGACATACTCATGGAGGAGGGATCGCGTTCGGAGTTCCCGGTTTGTTCTTGCTGGCTCCCGCACAATTGGAATCGAGGTTCGTAAGCGGCCTGTTCTTGCTTGGTAGTATGAACCTGATTGTCACAAACGGACTGGGCTTGACACTCGCTCCAATCCGATTTCACGCACTGGCCGAGATAGTCCTGATTACGCTGAGATAG
- a CDS encoding N(4)-(beta-N-acetylglucosaminyl)-L-asparaginase: protein MDSAMKRREFLKSATMASAAALVANSVSAVGEIHAQSKSPVRPVVISSANGLQATARAMELIHQGADALDAVIAGVNIVEDDPNDNSVGLGGLPNEEGIVELDSSVMHGPSGRGGAVASIRNIKNPSKVAKLVMERSDHVLLVGEGARKFAVAHGFKEENLLTDESREIWLKWKETLSNQDDWLPPHDINTIDIGEGPRKYERITGTINCDAVDLKGNVSGVTTTSGLAFKIPGRVGDSPILGAGLYVDNEVGAAGSTGRGEANLLACSSVMIVEFMRQGKSPEEACLMACKRIASQTKERRLLDAKGRPNFNVNFYAISKNGSYGSAAIWSGPKFAVNTGEKESRLENCAYLYTREKK, encoded by the coding sequence ATGGATAGTGCAATGAAACGCAGAGAATTCTTGAAGTCGGCAACGATGGCAAGTGCTGCCGCACTTGTGGCAAATTCTGTCTCCGCCGTTGGCGAGATTCATGCTCAAAGCAAATCACCCGTTCGGCCTGTTGTCATTTCAAGCGCAAACGGCCTGCAGGCGACTGCGCGGGCTATGGAACTCATCCATCAAGGTGCCGACGCCCTTGATGCAGTCATTGCGGGCGTCAATATCGTGGAAGATGACCCAAATGATAACAGTGTAGGCTTGGGCGGATTGCCAAATGAAGAGGGAATTGTGGAATTGGACTCTTCAGTGATGCATGGTCCCTCGGGGCGCGGTGGTGCGGTCGCATCCATTCGTAATATCAAGAATCCATCTAAGGTGGCGAAGTTGGTGATGGAACGGAGCGACCATGTGCTGTTGGTGGGAGAAGGAGCCCGCAAGTTTGCCGTAGCTCATGGGTTCAAGGAGGAAAACCTGCTGACGGACGAGTCGAGGGAAATCTGGCTCAAGTGGAAGGAGACGTTGAGCAATCAGGATGACTGGTTGCCACCGCACGACATCAATACGATTGATATCGGCGAAGGACCCAGGAAGTACGAGCGTATTACCGGCACGATTAATTGCGATGCCGTGGATTTGAAGGGAAATGTCTCTGGCGTGACAACGACGAGCGGGCTCGCCTTCAAGATCCCTGGGAGAGTGGGAGATTCACCGATCCTTGGCGCAGGCTTGTACGTAGACAACGAGGTTGGGGCGGCCGGTTCCACAGGCAGAGGCGAAGCTAACCTCCTTGCGTGCAGCAGCGTGATGATCGTCGAATTCATGCGACAAGGCAAGTCGCCTGAAGAAGCATGTCTGATGGCGTGTAAACGTATCGCAAGCCAGACCAAAGAGAGGCGGCTGCTCGATGCAAAGGGGCGCCCGAATTTCAATGTCAATTTCTACGCTATTAGCAAGAATGGTTCATACGGGTCCGCGGCTATTTGGAGCGGCCCGAAATTCGCAGTGAACACCGGAGAGAAGGAGAGCCGATTGGAGAATTGCGCTTATCTCTACACGAGGGAGAAGAAGTAG
- a CDS encoding (Fe-S)-binding protein, producing MSQIDAAPSPFHGVDIPSYDVLTNCMHCGLCLPTCPTYALTGLEKSSPRGRIRLIKAVADGDLPITDNFVHEMNFCLDCQACETACPAGVKYGSLVEAARAQIYRGGYEGRISDFIKKTMLEWTFLRQDRLKVLASFMRLYEQTGLKWFLQKTGALRMISSKLDAIQPLSPSISTQFSSDVLPEHIYPAGKPRYRVGFLTGCIMDVAFADVNIDTINLLLHHDCEVIVPRGQACCGSLQAHNGSIDAAREMAKHNIELFDRDDLDFVILNSAGCGAYMKEYSHVFADDHEWSERAHRVSSKTKDITEFLVETGFWPNKSARRVFSLRGTMAPVGPMLGKRISYHDACHLVHTQKISQQPRDLLKAIPGIEYTELPESSWCCGSAGIYNVVHYEDSMKMLDRKIANIATVHPDIIVTGNPGCMLQIQHGLRQKGMNVQLVHTATFLWRACELS from the coding sequence ATGAGTCAGATTGACGCCGCGCCCTCTCCGTTTCACGGCGTGGACATACCGAGTTATGATGTTCTGACGAACTGCATGCACTGCGGCTTGTGTCTACCCACATGCCCCACGTATGCGTTGACCGGCCTGGAGAAATCTTCTCCGCGTGGCCGCATTCGATTGATAAAGGCTGTGGCGGATGGTGACCTGCCCATCACGGATAATTTTGTCCATGAGATGAATTTCTGTCTTGACTGCCAGGCATGTGAAACCGCGTGCCCGGCGGGGGTCAAGTACGGATCGCTTGTCGAGGCAGCCCGGGCCCAGATCTACCGCGGAGGGTACGAAGGTCGGATCTCCGACTTCATCAAGAAGACGATGCTCGAGTGGACATTTCTCAGGCAGGATCGGCTGAAAGTACTCGCATCCTTCATGAGATTATACGAACAAACGGGGCTCAAGTGGTTTCTTCAGAAAACCGGAGCGCTTCGGATGATCTCGAGCAAACTGGACGCGATACAGCCGTTGAGTCCGAGCATCTCTACGCAGTTCTCCAGCGATGTGCTTCCCGAACATATTTATCCTGCCGGGAAGCCTCGCTATCGCGTTGGATTCTTGACTGGATGCATCATGGATGTCGCATTTGCCGATGTCAACATCGACACAATCAATCTCCTGCTGCATCACGATTGCGAAGTAATAGTTCCACGGGGTCAGGCCTGCTGTGGGTCGCTTCAGGCGCACAATGGGAGTATTGACGCGGCCCGGGAGATGGCGAAACACAACATCGAACTCTTTGACCGGGACGATCTCGATTTCGTGATCTTGAATTCCGCGGGATGCGGCGCATACATGAAAGAATACAGCCACGTCTTTGCTGATGATCATGAGTGGTCCGAGCGCGCTCACCGAGTCTCTTCCAAAACCAAGGACATTACGGAGTTCCTTGTTGAAACAGGGTTCTGGCCGAACAAATCAGCCCGCAGAGTGTTTTCCCTCCGTGGAACTATGGCCCCGGTCGGGCCTATGCTTGGGAAGCGTATCTCATATCACGATGCCTGTCACCTCGTGCACACGCAGAAGATCAGTCAACAACCGCGCGACCTCTTGAAAGCCATACCTGGAATTGAATATACAGAGCTGCCTGAATCGAGCTGGTGCTGCGGGAGTGCAGGAATCTACAACGTCGTCCATTATGAAGACTCAATGAAAATGCTTGATCGCAAAATCGCCAACATCGCAACGGTTCATCCCGATATCATAGTGACCGGCAATCCCGGCTGCATGCTTCAGATTCAGCATGGGCTGCGTCAGAAAGGGATGAACGTTCAACTTGTTCATACCGCCACGTTTCTCTGGAGGGCCTGTGAACTCTCCTAA